The following coding sequences are from one Rathayibacter sp. VKM Ac-2760 window:
- a CDS encoding DEAD/DEAH box helicase, with protein MTQPTLSDEQQRVFDLIENTREHLFVTGRAGTGKSTLLNHLSWNTDKQIVICAPTGVAALNVGGQTIHSLFRLPIGVIADSDLDQPPELRKLLNTIDTLVIDEISMVNADLLDGIDRSLRQARQRRSEPFGGVQVVLFGDPFQLAPVPGDPEERAYFADRYRSLWFFDALVWQEAPLRIIELGRIHRQSDERFKWMLNAVRFGMVTKEIADVLNAAGARTSPENDAITLATRNDTVNRINQTALARLKGPVKTASAEISGDFGGRAYPADQNLELKIGAHVMFLRNDAEQRWVNGTIGRVTKVAGTVWVEVDGEVHEVEPATWERYRYSYSAATKKLTREIVAEFAQFPLRLAWAVTIHKSQGKTYDAAVVDLGSRAFAPGQTYVALSRITSLEGLYLTRPLRPSDIIVDKDVLRFMSERRAEPAAVAEPEPATS; from the coding sequence GTGACCCAGCCGACCCTCTCCGACGAGCAGCAGCGGGTGTTCGACCTCATCGAGAACACCCGCGAGCACCTCTTCGTCACGGGCCGCGCCGGCACCGGCAAGTCGACCCTGCTCAACCACCTGAGCTGGAACACCGACAAGCAGATCGTCATCTGCGCGCCGACCGGGGTGGCCGCGCTGAACGTCGGCGGCCAGACGATCCACTCGCTGTTCCGGCTGCCGATCGGCGTGATCGCCGACTCCGACCTCGATCAGCCGCCCGAGCTGCGCAAGCTCCTCAACACCATCGACACCCTCGTCATCGACGAGATCTCCATGGTCAACGCCGACCTGCTCGACGGCATCGACCGCAGTCTCCGCCAGGCCCGGCAGCGCCGCTCCGAGCCGTTCGGCGGCGTCCAGGTCGTTCTCTTCGGCGACCCGTTCCAGCTCGCCCCCGTCCCGGGCGACCCGGAGGAGCGCGCCTACTTCGCCGACCGCTACCGCTCGCTCTGGTTCTTCGACGCTCTGGTCTGGCAGGAGGCGCCGCTGCGGATCATCGAGCTCGGCCGGATCCACCGGCAGAGCGACGAGCGCTTCAAGTGGATGCTCAACGCGGTCCGGTTCGGCATGGTGACGAAGGAGATCGCCGACGTCCTCAACGCCGCCGGTGCGCGCACCTCGCCGGAGAACGACGCCATCACCCTCGCGACCCGCAACGACACCGTGAACCGCATCAACCAGACCGCGCTCGCCCGGCTGAAGGGCCCGGTCAAGACGGCCTCGGCCGAGATCAGCGGCGACTTCGGCGGCCGCGCCTACCCGGCCGACCAGAACCTCGAGCTGAAGATCGGCGCGCACGTGATGTTCCTCCGGAACGACGCCGAGCAGCGCTGGGTGAACGGCACCATCGGCCGGGTGACGAAGGTCGCCGGCACGGTCTGGGTCGAGGTGGACGGCGAGGTGCACGAGGTCGAGCCCGCCACCTGGGAGCGCTACCGCTACTCCTACTCCGCCGCGACCAAGAAGCTGACCCGCGAGATCGTCGCCGAGTTCGCCCAGTTCCCGCTGCGCCTGGCCTGGGCGGTCACGATCCACAAGTCGCAGGGCAAGACCTACGACGCCGCCGTGGTCGACCTCGGATCGCGGGCGTTCGCCCCCGGGCAGACCTACGTCGCCCTCAGCCGGATCACCAGCCTGGAGGGGCTCTACCTCACGCGGCCGCTCCGCCCGAGCGACATCATCGTCGACAAGGACGTGCTGCGCTTCATGTCCGAGCGCCGGGCCGAGCCGGCCGCCGTCGCCGAGCCGGAGCCCGCCACCTCCTGA